CGTGTTAGCTCATAACCAACCCAATGCGCCATAAGTTGTAATAACTCGATGTCAGAGTCTTTAAATGTTTGGGCTGATGGAGTATCACTGGAGAAATTCAAAGTACCGAAGCGTTTTCCGTCAACCCAAAGCGGAGTACCTAAATACGTTTCTAATGCAAACTCTTGATAACAAGGATGGCCGATAAGCTCGCTATTGGCGACGTGCTCTATTGCTAACGGCTTATTCGCACGTAACGTATGAAAACAATAGGTTTTGGCGAGTGCAAACGTATCTCCTGGCTGCAAAACATCATCGGGACTACGAGCACTCAGAATCGTGTAATCATCATCTTCAATTTGACTAATAATACCATTAGGCAAATGAAACAACTCACAGCCTAACGCCAAGATTTTCTGCACTTTTCCTTCAAGGTCGGCGTTGCTGTCAGTGGTTATTTCATGAATACGTTTTAAAGCAAGTTCCGTTCGTCGTTGCTCAGTAATATCGTTTTGAATAAGAATGAATTTGTTGCGTTTGGTATCTGCCTTTAATGGCACTATGGTAGTCGTGAACCAAAGTTTGCGGCCGTAACTTGAGAGCGTACAAAGCTCGCCTCGCCATACATTACCAGTGCGTAATGTCTGATAAATTTGCTCTATAAAGCTATCACTGTGATGATCGCTACGCAGCTTTTCAACTGGCTGAAACAAAAGCGCATCTGGCTGGTAACCATAAACTTTACTAAAACGTTTGTTATAAAACGTGATAGTGCCTTGTTGATCAAACTGCAGTACCAATGAGTGTTTATTAATGGCAAATTGAAAGTCTGAAGCACGATTGCGTTCATTACTTAACTTTGAGTATGTGTCGCGCAATAAGTTACGCATCACATAATAGGCATAATAAGCAACAAACAAAAAGACCAAAATAGTGACTGACCAAATCACATAACCTTTGCGCTCACTCGCATGATATCGCTCACTTGCTTCTTGCTGAAAAACATCTAAAGCATGCTCAAATAAAAAGACAAAATCATCACTTGCCAGCTCATTAATTTGCGCTTGTTGCTCAGCAGAAATAGTAGAATCTAGCCCCAATGCTTTAGCGCTATCTAAATAGGAAGCAAGGCGTTGACTCAAGTCATAATAAGCTTGGTAATTTCTTGAGAAGTCTGACGATTTATTTTCCATTAACAAGCCAACATGTTGCACTAAGACACTGAGGTTGTCTCGCATTCTGGTTGCTGTGGAAATTACTTTGGTCGCTAACTTGGTATCACTATCAGTTTCATTACCTTGCTGATAACTATGCAGCAACAGGGTTATTTGTTGAAGCAAATTGCGTTGTTCGTTAGCCGTTATCGACACTTGCTGAAAGATTTGCTGCTCTTGATAATGAACGCGTAATTGATAAAAAGCAGCGATCACCAAAACAACATTCAACGCAAATAATAAAACATAACGTCGAGTAAAATTGGCGAGTACTGAGTGCATTTTTTGCATTGAGCAACCCTAGTAGATTAGGTTAAAAAAGACTTATTAACCTCAGCTCGGGATAAGAAATAGTGAAAAACAAATTTAATCCCAAAGTTACAATTAAAACCTTCTTCTAGCATGATATTTTTGCTGATATCAAGGCGAATTTACGCGTCAATAGCTAGTCTATTGCAAGTGAATTCAACACAGATAGCAGTGTAAATAGCTGCTAGAAGTACATTAATTATCCTGAGCTGAGGTTTCTTAATAATTTGTAAAGTATTGCACGCCTTCAAGGCAAATCAATGCCAATGTTTATAGGTAGCACCATACAGGCGGACATTTGTTGCTGGCAAACATAAACAGCGAGCAGCCATACACGTTGTGAGTATTACTGTTCCATTAACAATCGACTAAGCGACTGCTGATATTTCACTTTTTTCTCTTCGGTAAAGCCTACATGGGTTTCTACTAGTTCACCGGCGCGATTAAATATCATGCTGCTTGGCATGCCCGGCAACTTAAAATGGCGAGCAATTTTGCCATTTGGGTCGTAAATAACATCAAAATCCGCCGGATGCTCCTGCAAAAATGCCAAGGCATGTGCTTTGTCGGCATCTAAATTGACGGTAATGATTTTTAATCCCTGAGACTGATATTTTTGCTGCATCTCATTCATCCAAGGGAAAGACGCTTTACAAGGGATGCACCACGACGCCCAAAAATCCAAATAAATCACCTGCCCTTTATGATTGGCAAGTGACTTTTCCAACTCTACAAGTTTGGCGTGTTTGGCTAACACTTGGCTAGAAAATACAAGCATCAGCGCGATGCTTAGTATGGTGAGTAGTCGATGAGTCAGAGGAGCAAATATCTTTTTCATAGTCATAAAATCACTGAGTAAATTAACATTATACCTATTGAAATAAAGCATTAATCAAAACGGTATCTAAGTGAGACAAAGAGCGAACGCGGCTCACCAACAAAGTAGCGGTATTGACCAAAGCCAAAGTCAGCGCGTTCAGCATAATCTTGATCCGTTATATTAAGCCATTGTGCTGCTAAGGTTAAATTCGTTGCAACTGGCGCACTGGCACGAAGGTTAATCAAGTTGTGGCCTTCATAGTCTGCCGTGTTTTCAGGATTAACAAAATAATTCCCCATATGTTGCCACTCAAGCACCACTTGTTTGTCGTCAGGTGATTGCCAGCCCAATTGAACACTGCCCATGTGTTGCGGTGCTGTATCTATTTCATTTCCTTTAATGTTCACCCGACTTAACGTCAGGTCAGCCTCATACGTATGGTTGGCTAAGGTGCCATTGGCTTGCACAAAAAAGTTTTTAGGCAATTGGTAACGCAACAAGAACTCTAAACCACGATGGCTCGTTTCACCGTTATTAACGTTTTGGCGATTAGCATCTTGAAAAATGACCTGCTCTTTCTCCATCGCAAATAACGACACATCATAAAACAGCCCACTTGTTTGGCCACGCATGCCAAGCTCAATGCCATCTGATGTTTCTGGCGCTAAATTCGCAACGGTTTGTCCCGCTTGCAGGCGAAAAAGCTCCGTTGCTTGTGGTGCACGGTAACCTTGTGAATACTGGCTGTAAACTCGATGGTTGGGTGCTAACTGATAACTTGCTCCCACTTCAAAAGAAGTTTCATTAAAGCTAACTTGCTGTGAACTTGGGCGCGTATACCGACAATTCGTCACCTCTGGTGCGCAAGCGCTGCCATCACTCAAGTTATTTTGGTAGTCATAATCTGTGTATTCGTAGCGCACACCAGCCGATAGCTCTAATCGGTCTGCCACTTGCCAAAATGCTTTCGCATAAGGGGCAATTACCGTGGCATCGACTTCATAATCATAGTGAAAACCAGCGGGTAAGTGCGGTGCAAAGGGCTCTGCTTGAAACTCGGTAAGTTCACCCTGAGTATGGTCGATATCTACCCCAGCTATCCAACTAAACGTTTGCTGTACTTGTTGATAACTGAGCTTTACACCTGCCCCATTTTGGCTATTTTCTTCAACAGGCTGCCACGGCAGAAAATGTTGCAAAAATTCCATATCAGTCCAACGAATATAAGGGGTGATGTTAACCACTTCATGCTCACTTGGTCGATAGTCGATAAGCGAGTAGGCTCGCATACTTTGACTGTCGCGATAAGCTTCAGGATTTGGGTTTTCACGTTTGCGAGATTGTTCTTTGTACGCTTCAAAGCCCCGAATAAAACCAGCGGTGTCTTGCGCTAAGTTAGCACCTGATATGACATTTTTTATCGACCAATTTTCACCTTGAAATTGATGAATAAGCGTTAGCTTTTGCTGTTCAAAGCCGCTGTCATCCTTGTAACCACCGTCATGGCTGGCATTGCCATAAGCCATTACACCATGTTCACCTTGTTGATGGCTGACACTGAACTTAGCTTGTTGGTAATCGTGAGGACCTAACGTAAGGCCAAGCTCACCAGCCTGGTTCGACAAAGGATCTGGGGTAATAACATTAATTACACCATGTACCGCATTTGAGCCATAAAGCGTGCTGGCTGGCCCACGCAGTACCTCAACACGCTGTGCTTGCAACGCATTGGTATCGAACAATTGGTTGATATTGCAAAACCCCAAACCGCGCAACGAAATACCATCTTGCGCCATAAAAAATGCGCCACAACCACCACCGCCGGTAAGCACAGGAGAGCGCAATGCGGTTAAATGCTCTTGCCCATTTCCTCGACTCACCCAAGCGCCAGGCACGCGAGACATCACTTGGTTAATGTGTTGGTGATTCACCTCTCGCAAGACATCTTGACCAAGCACCGTTAAATTACTGCTCAATTTTGCCAGCTGTCGTTCAATGCCAGACGCCGTTACGGTAATGGTTTCAAGTGTTTGGTCTTGTTGGGCATAGGCCTGCGAAGAAAGACCAATCATAAAAGTATAGAAAGGTGTGCAAAACAATAAGCGAGAAAAATTCAAAATTTGTCCTTAGTAAGGCAGCAAGCTCAGGTAGAAAGTTCAAGCAGAAAGCACCGGCTAAAAAGGGCTGCTACTTATGAAATTTCGCTATGACTTTCTAGCCAATATTTTTATTTGTTTTATCAGTATTTTTACAAGTATTCGTGAGCACTAAGCAATCGATTTAGTTAGCCGTCAGATAGGCAAAGAACGCAGCTCAGTTACTTACATCAGCTACTTAAATTAGTTGCCACTAACCGCTGCAATACATTCCACTTCAACTAAAGAGCCAAGCGCTAATTCGCTTACTGCAAACGCGCTACGTGCAGGATATGGTGCACTGAAATACTGTGTGTAAACTTGGTTAAATGATTTGAATTGTTTGATGTCAGTCAGCATGACTAAACACTTTACAACGTCCGACATTTGGTAGCCGTGTTTAGTTAATGTCGTTTGAATGTTTTTCATTACCTGATGTGCTTCGCCCTCAAAGCCACCCGTTGCTAACTTTCCGCTAGCTGCATTCCAGCCAATTTGCCCAGAAAGATAGAGTGTGTTGCCAACTTTCACTGCTTCCGAAAATGGTAGGGCTTTATTACTTGGTTTGCTGTTTAAGAACTGAATGTCGTTTGCTTGTGATGCAAAAGAAGGTATTGCGACTAACATACTCATCGCAGTCACTAGTGCAGTGATCGTTTTTTTCATGTTCCAACCTAATCTAATTGTTTTTATTGATGTGGTTTGCTAACTCAGTAATAGTGATGTCAGCTACCAAGTCTTTCTTGTGCTTGCTTACGACATAGTAAGACCTGCGGATTAAAAAATACATTCAAAAACGACTCATGTAAATTCACATTCACATAAATAATAAATTGATATGCATGACATTCACCAAGCCTTCCCTGTGAAAAATTGTCAAAAAAACATTTGGTTATTGGCATCAAAATTAGGCCGTGCTACTCATCACCCCATCATTGATGTATTGACCTATTCAAAGCGAACAACGGATGCAAATAGCAAATACAAATAACGTGCATGCATTTAATTTGTGTGAACGAAGAAGAATTTCACTTTCAACTTAATAAACGACAGGCTATGGTAATAAGTATTGGTAAATTCGTGACTGCAATAATCATCATAGCTATAAAGGCAGCGGCCTTTATTGGATATTGCGCGACAAATGATCTTATCGTTTATTGATTTGCAAATAATGAGTCGCAATCACTTAGTTACAAGTAATAGAGCTAATGAAGCATTTATTTTTCATCTTACTAATCATTACCAGTACCTGTGGACTCGCAACTGCTAACCAAGTAGAAGTAGTTTCTGAACATTGGCCACCATTTATTGTTCATCAGAAAGGTCTTGCGCACCAGTCAACGCATAAAGTCACAGGCCAAGTAACCCGCAATGTCCGTGAAATTTTACATCTGGCGGAACTTGATTATTCTTTAACCATTTACCCATGGGCACGAAGCTTTCATTTGGCAACCAATAAACCAAATGTACTGATTTATTCAATTTTTAAAAATGAACAAAGAGCACCTAAGTTTCATTGGTTCTGTCCTATTTACCCATCCACACCAATTAAAGCCTACAAATTAGCCAATAACGACGCTGACGTTCACTCACTTGAGGCATTGAAGTCTGCCGTTGTTGGTGTGATGCGCGGTGACAATAGCTACAAGTATCTACTCGACAAGGGATTTGAAGAAGATACGCATTTGGATGTTTCTGCCAATGAAGAGATTAATTTGTTAAAGCTTATTACTGGCAAAATTGATGTAGTAATACAGTCAGAGCAAGCATTGCGTTATCGATTGAAACAGCTTAACGCCAGCCACCTAACGATTGTTGAAGGACTTACTCTGCACCCCATAAAACAAACAGAGCATTGTATGGCGCTGAGCCAAGGCACAGATGAAAAGATTATTGATAAAATCGATAAAGCTTTTAAGCAATGGTTAGTTGCACAGAACTCCTAAGCAACTTACGGGAAATAAGTTGCAGCCAGCACTCCCTAGCTACTATTTTTATTGTGCCAATATCACTTTAATAATACTGCCAACTAGTTAGTTAAAGTACTTATACTCTGTTTAATTCTTCTAAATAAGCTCTAGTTTTTACCCTTCATAGGGCTGCCTGTTCCCAAGCTTCAGTATCGTAAGAGTAATTGCTCAAATATCGAGCAAAACAATTAATCTGCTGCACCAATTGATAGCAAAACATTTCCACTACTTTTCACTAAAAGTTATAACCCATTGAAATTATAGGGTTATTATTAATTGGTTTGAAATATGCAAAGTATTGATTGCTAAGCATTTAATAGTTCAATGATGAATTAAAGAGTTACCAGATATTAGCAAGCTAGTCGGCACTATCGACTAACGATTATCAACACAACACATAACCGAGCAACGGCGCTCTCACTTACTTGTGCATAACACAAGGAAAGTGTGAGCGCTTTTTTATTGCTTAAAAACCCGCTCAATCGTTGGAAATTAATAATAACAACCAGAGGAAAATTATGGCTTATTTAGAACCCAAAGAGTTCGCGACCAAAATGGTCGACGCTGGCGAACAAAAAATATTTATGTCCACTAAAGACACCTTTATCCGTGCATTTATGGCGGGAGCAATCTTAGCGCTGGCTGCCTTTTTTGCGATCACAGTGATCAGTAAAACCGGTAACCCGCTACTTGGTGCTGTGCTATTCCCTGTCGGCTTTATTATGTTGTATTTAATGAAGTTTGATCTACTTACAGGGGTATTTACTTTAGTGCCATTGGCAATTATTGATAAGCGACCTGGCTGTACTATGAAAGAGTTGTGGCGTAACTGGGGTTTAGTATTTTGCGGTAACTTTGCTGGCGCATTAATGGTTGCCTTCTTTGCTTCCTTTATCCTCACTTATGGCTATCAAATAGATGGTGGCGCTGTTGCAGAAAAGGTTAGCACCATCGGTGAATCGCGAACCTTAGGCTACAAAGAGCAAGGAATTTTAGGTTGGTTCACTATTTTCATTCGCGGCATGCTATGTAACTGGATGGTTTCGATGGGTGTTGTTGGCGCAATGATTTCAACATCAGCAGGCAGTAAAATGGCGGCGATGTGGATGCCAATTATGCTGTTCTTCTACATGGCGTTCGAACATTCAATTGTCAACATGTTCCTATTCCCATTCTCAATGATCATGGGTGGTGAATTCACGGTTGTTGATTACTTGGTATGGAATGAAATTCCAACTGCGCTAGGTAACTTAGCTGGTGGTTTCTTACTTGTGGGCTTACCGCTTTACTTAACTCATGTGAAAACCAGTAAAGAAAGAAAAGCCTCAGCAGTAGCAGAAAAGCCTAGTATGGCAGCGTTGTAACACAAGTTCGCAACGACAATGAATACTGAAGCGGTGAACGAGTGTATTGGCACTTATTCACTGCTTCAGATATCACTTAGCCCCCAAACTGTCTAAGGTTTTGCTGTGAATACTTTTGAGCAATCAAGTCCTCGATTAGATAGTCATTTAAAAGTGCGGTTAGAAAACCAGTCAAACGTTAGTCTTCGCCTAGCCATAGGGGAGTTTAGCGATAGTGGCTCTAAACCCATAAACCAAGATTTTCACGGTGCTATTCAATCACCAGAGCCACAGCTAAGTTTGAAGGGCAATGCCGTTGCACTTGCTGACGGTATTAGCTCTAGCGATGTTAGCCAAATTGCCAGTGAAACAGCGGTAAAAACCTTTCTTCATGACTACTTTTGTACGTCTGACGCGTGGTCGGTGAAAACTGCTGGTCTTAAAGTACTTGCCTCAATTAACGGCTGGCTTCACGCACAAAATCAGCAAAGAGAATATCGATTAAATCCCGATAAAGGATTGGTTTGTACCTTCAGTGGCATTGTATTTAAAGCCTCAACCGCGCACATATTTCACATTGGCGATAGCAGAATTTACCGCATTAGAGGCCAAGCATTAGAGCAGTTGACCAAAGCTCACCGTGGCTGGCTCTCTAGCGAACAAAGCTATTTAAGCAAAGCGTTAGGTATTAACCACTCATTAGCGCTAGATTACCAAGCACTTGAATTAGCCGTTGACGATATATTTTTGCTCTGTACTGATGGCATATTTGAGTATTGCAATACCGGGTCGATTCTCTGCCAGCTTGCTGAGCATAAAAACGATTTACCACAAGCGGCTAAGGCTATCGGCCAGCACGCACTTGCCAATGGCAGCGACGACAACCTTACGGTACAGATTGTCAAAGTAGAACAACTGCCACAAAAACTTACCTCAATGATGCAGGCTCAGCTTGATGAACTGCAACTTCCTCCTTTGCTATCACCAAGACAAGAGTTTGATGGCTATTTGATTATGCGAGAAATCTACGCCAGCAGCCGCAGCCACGTTTATTTGGCCAAAGACATTGCGACAGGCCAACAATGCACAATTAAAATTCCCTCGTTCGAGCTTAGAGAAAACGCTGAATATCTTGAGCGATTTTTAATGGAAGAATGGGTTGCTCGGCGCATCAACAGTGCTTATGTCATGAAAGCACAATTGCAACAACGTTCACGCAACTACCTTTATACCGTATCTGAGTACATTGAAGGTGTGACATTGAGCCAATGGCTGATTGACCACCCAACTCCAAACTTAGCGAATGTACGCGAGATTATTGAGCAAATTGCTAAGGGTTTAATGGCATTACATCGCCTTGAAATTCTGCACCAAGACCTTCGCCCTGAAAACATTATGATAGATCACACAGGGACGGTGAAAATCATCGACTTTGGTGGCGTTAGGGTCGCTGGCATTGTTGAAGCAAAATCAGCAAGGCAAAAAGATGATATGCAAGGTACCGCTTTGTATATGGCACCAGAATATTTTGTAGGCGAGCCAGTCAGTGCACTTAGCGATCAATTTTCGTTAGCCATGATTGCTTATCACATGCTAAGTAACCGCTTTGCCTATGGCACACAAGTTGCCAAACTCGACACGCACGCCGCGCAGCGGCGTTTAGTTTACCAAAGCGTACTTGACGACAAGCGTGCTATTCCAGCTTGGGTTGATTACGCTTTGCGCAAAGCACTGCAACCGACGCCAGAAAAGCGCTACGAGCAGCTCTCAGAATTTATCCATGACCTGAGTAACCCTAACCCTCAATTTATGCGTCAAGCGCGTGCACCGCTGATAGAGCGCAATCCGCTGAAATTTTGGAAAGGGTTGTCATTTATTTTGGCAACAAGTGTCTTTGGCTTGCTTATCTATATTGAGCACGTCACCCGTTGACCTTGCCCGCTAATGTTATCAGCCAGTTTCACATTAAATATTAATAAAAATGAGGAAAGTAAAATGATCACAAGTAGAGAAGAAGTTACCGCAATGATAGTCGCGCACAAAGTGCAAACTAACATCAAATGGAGTGATGTAGCGGCTGCGATAGGCCTTTCGAAAGAATGGACAACCGCAGCATGCTTAGGACAAATGACCTTTACCAAAGCGCAAGCAGAGCAAGTAGGTGAGATATTCGGGCTAAGTGACGAAGCCATTGCTTGGCTGCAAATTGTTCCATACAAAGGTTCTTTACCAACCGCTGTGCCAACAGATCCTTTAATCTATCGCTGGTATGAGGTTGTTAATGTTTATGGCAGTACCATTAAAGAGCTAATTCATGAAGAGTTTGGCGACGGTATTATGAGCGCGATTGACTTTTCGATGGATATTCAACGGGAAGAAAACCCTGCTGGCGATCGTGTCAATGTTGTTTTATCGGGCAAATTCCTGCCGTATAAAACCTATTAAACAACTAGGGCGTGTTGATCTTTCGAGATTGAATTTTGTTCAATCTAAACGCTTTCTGATCGCGGCGCTCGCTTTGTCGCATAGTCGTTCTACGCAAGAAGCGAGCAACAATGAGCAGGAAGCGTTTAGATGAACCCGCAGGGCAGCGTCTGTTTGAATTTTCTACTGTGTTGGCACTTATTTATGGAGAATGACTACACTGCACAAGTGCCGCCTTGTATAAAACCCAAACAGACTGCTGCAAAAACAACCCTGAAAGATCAACACGCCCTAGCCACTCACCATCAACAAGTTGAATCATATAAGAATGCGGCCTTTAGGCAATTCTTTACAAGACCTCAAAGCCGCATTTTATAGGGTTTTTGATAAGCCCGAACCTTATACCAAGCTCATCAAAAAGTGTTCTTCATCGAATATGAGTTTGTTAGACTAAAGGTTAAGTTCTCGTTTTGTTGAAACTTTTCAATACATCACAATCATTTAACCAGTCTATTACTATGCCGTACCAAGCCTTGAAACAACTGCTTAGCCCTATTGTCACTATGGATGACAGTTTATGGGATGCGTGGTACGCAATCACCAAGCCGGTGACCATAGCAGCGGGTGAACAAGTACTTTCGGCTGGTGAAAAGCAGACCCACTTTTATATTATCAAACAAGGTGTGGTGCGCTTTTTCTATATTTCTCCCGACGGCAAAGAGTGGAATAAAGCGTTTTTTAAAGAAGGCGACCCGATTGGCTCGTTGTCGGCCTATTTAACTGACTCACGCAGTCAATTTACCGTTGAAGCAATAGAGCCTTGCACGCTATATAAAATTGCGATTGATGACTTTAATCGCCTGATCAAAGCACACCCCAAAATTATGGGATTTCTAAACAATCTCACGATTAAGTTATTTACCAGAAATGAGCAACGTGAAGGAATTTTGCTAACGGGCAATGCGGAAGAGCGTTATCAATGGCTGATGGCAAATGAAGCTTGGCTAATTGACAGGCAAATTCCGCAATATCACATTGCCTCATACCTGAGTATGGATGCGGTTTCCCTATCACGCCTTAAGCGTAAAAATAGCGCAAATTAATGCGCTATTTTTATGCCTTTAACGTTTAGCCTTTGGGTTTTAAGCCTTAAGTCTTAACTTAGAAGTTAATTTCAAGGTTTAAGCTTTCCGCTAAATGATGGCATGTTTGGGCTAAAGACTCGCTAGACTCAGATGTTGAAACATCTAACGACACTTTACCGCAGCTCAGCATTTTCGCCGTAATATCAACAGCAACACTCGGCTCATGCTCTGCCAACTGTTCTTTTACCGCTGATGCAGCAGCCAATGCGCGCAATTCCGTTTTTTGAATTTTACCCACTGCCGTTAGTGGTAATGCATCAAGCAAAGTAATCGCCTTTGGCTGTGCCGGTGGCTCATCAATATGTTGTTTAGCATGTGCCATTAATTCCTCAATACTGACATCTGCTCCCTCATGCAATTGCACGTATACCACAGGCAATTCACCAGCATAGGCATCTGGTTTACTTACGGCTGCTGCCAGTGATACCGCTGGGTGTTCCTCTAAACAACTTTCAATCACCACAGGGTCAATATTGTGGCCACTGCGAATAATCAAATCTTTAGAACGGCCAGTAATAAATAAACTACCTTCGTCGTCTAAATACCCCAAATCACCGGTTCTAAACCAACCGTCAGTGAGCGGAGATTCGGAAACGCCAAGGTAGTTTTCAAAAACCATAGGGCCACGTACACATATCTCGCCGACACCATCCGAATCAGGCGCTAGCTCATCAATGGCAATTTCCATTCCAGCGGCTTTGTAGCCTGCGCTCAACAACTTAGAGGGTGCATCTAAATGCGGCATGGCAATTACGCCTGAAGTTTCGGTCATGCCATAGATTTGATACAACTCAAGGCCAGTCAGTTTAGTGATGTCTTGACCAACACTCTCTGGCAGTGAAGCGCCGCCTGAAAGTAAGTAGCGCAATGAGCTAATATCGCTGTCGATTGGCACGCTAGTTAGCGCTGCAACAGAAGTTGGAATTGCCCCACCTAGCGTTGCTTGATAACGCTCAACCAACTGCCAGTACTGTTTGATAACTTGCGGATCTCTAAATCCAGCCATGGTCGGAAATACAGTATGAATACCGGCCGCCAAACCGCCGAGGCCAAGCACAAGCGCGCCAGCAACATGAAACACAGGTAAACCATTAATTAACGTGTCTTTTTCACTTGCCTGCATCGCTTCAACAAAAGCATTGGCTGTGGCTAAATGGTTTGCTTGGCTTTGCACTACTAACTTAGGCGAGCCGGTTGTTCCGCCAGTATGAAAATAGGCCGCAACATCAGTTTGTATTGGCAGCCACTGCTGAGGTAACGGAGCCGCGTCAAAATCGCTTAGCTGAGCACTAAATGCAGGGGCTTCGTCAGCAGGAAATACTACGGGGACGAGTTTAATATCGCGAGCAGATTTTGCGGCGGCAGCTTGTGCCTTTTGCCAAAAATCCGTTCGAGGATTTGGCCCTAATGCAAAAATAATATCGGTTTCTGCTTTGTCCATTAACACGGTGAGTGCATCAACACTTAGCAGTGGGTTTAGTGGGTTAGCAATGCCACAACTTTCCGCTGCCCATAGAATATATTGAGCTTCGGAAATATTCGGCAATAAGAAAGAAACCACAGGGCGCTGGCTGCTGTCTTCAGAGAGGCCAACATGATGGCGAATTAATCTGATGGTGCGATGTAGATTATCAAAAAATGTTTGATAACTAACGGTTTCGTCGACTAGCTCTGGCGCTAACTGTTTAATTAAGGTGAATGCTTTAGCGCTAGGCTGTTGCTGACAGACGTGTTGCAATAAATGATAAACGCTTGGCATATCAATCGGTGCTGGTGATGCGGAATGTGACATGAACTCTCCCCGTTTCTTTTTAATATTTTGAGAAACATACTGAGTGTTATTGAAACTAGGGTCATTAACAAATGTTAATGCAATTGTTAGCAAGACACTGCAAGCGTTTGGTTTGATCGAGCTGTAATCGCTATCAGCTAATACTTTCTAACGAGGAAATAAATGGTGGAGAAAAGAAAGAAGAATATTGGTAGACAGCCTTGGTTTTACACATAAAAGCCAAGTAACTTAAATTGTTAATTCTAGTACTGAGTGGTTTATTGATTAAGTAGTGACAGCGCTAATTCTGGCTGGATATTAGCTTGCGACAAAATGGATTGTGATGCTTGTTGCAAAACTTGTTCTCTGGCTAATTTTGCCGTTTCGCTAGCATAGTCTGTATCTTGAATACGAGAAGTGGCGGCAACAATATTCTCATGTGAATTCATTGAGGTTCGAGCAGCACTCGACAACACGTTTATCGACGCACCATATTCACTGCGATAGCCAGCAATCGTGTTTAACGCATTTTGAAGCGCGCTAATTGCTGTTTGAGCGCCCGATGCACTGGCA
This Thalassotalea euphylliae DNA region includes the following protein-coding sequences:
- a CDS encoding TlpA disulfide reductase family protein; protein product: MTMKKIFAPLTHRLLTILSIALMLVFSSQVLAKHAKLVELEKSLANHKGQVIYLDFWASWCIPCKASFPWMNEMQQKYQSQGLKIITVNLDADKAHALAFLQEHPADFDVIYDPNGKIARHFKLPGMPSSMIFNRAGELVETHVGFTEEKKVKYQQSLSRLLMEQ
- a CDS encoding TonB-dependent receptor; this translates as MNFSRLLFCTPFYTFMIGLSSQAYAQQDQTLETITVTASGIERQLAKLSSNLTVLGQDVLREVNHQHINQVMSRVPGAWVSRGNGQEHLTALRSPVLTGGGGCGAFFMAQDGISLRGLGFCNINQLFDTNALQAQRVEVLRGPASTLYGSNAVHGVINVITPDPLSNQAGELGLTLGPHDYQQAKFSVSHQQGEHGVMAYGNASHDGGYKDDSGFEQQKLTLIHQFQGENWSIKNVISGANLAQDTAGFIRGFEAYKEQSRKRENPNPEAYRDSQSMRAYSLIDYRPSEHEVVNITPYIRWTDMEFLQHFLPWQPVEENSQNGAGVKLSYQQVQQTFSWIAGVDIDHTQGELTEFQAEPFAPHLPAGFHYDYEVDATVIAPYAKAFWQVADRLELSAGVRYEYTDYDYQNNLSDGSACAPEVTNCRYTRPSSQQVSFNETSFEVGASYQLAPNHRVYSQYSQGYRAPQATELFRLQAGQTVANLAPETSDGIELGMRGQTSGLFYDVSLFAMEKEQVIFQDANRQNVNNGETSHRGLEFLLRYQLPKNFFVQANGTLANHTYEADLTLSRVNIKGNEIDTAPQHMGSVQLGWQSPDDKQVVLEWQHMGNYFVNPENTADYEGHNLINLRASAPVATNLTLAAQWLNITDQDYAERADFGFGQYRYFVGEPRSLFVSLRYRFD
- a CDS encoding substrate-binding periplasmic protein, which codes for MKHLFFILLIITSTCGLATANQVEVVSEHWPPFIVHQKGLAHQSTHKVTGQVTRNVREILHLAELDYSLTIYPWARSFHLATNKPNVLIYSIFKNEQRAPKFHWFCPIYPSTPIKAYKLANNDADVHSLEALKSAVVGVMRGDNSYKYLLDKGFEEDTHLDVSANEEINLLKLITGKIDVVIQSEQALRYRLKQLNASHLTIVEGLTLHPIKQTEHCMALSQGTDEKIIDKIDKAFKQWLVAQNS
- a CDS encoding formate/nitrite transporter family protein, producing the protein MAYLEPKEFATKMVDAGEQKIFMSTKDTFIRAFMAGAILALAAFFAITVISKTGNPLLGAVLFPVGFIMLYLMKFDLLTGVFTLVPLAIIDKRPGCTMKELWRNWGLVFCGNFAGALMVAFFASFILTYGYQIDGGAVAEKVSTIGESRTLGYKEQGILGWFTIFIRGMLCNWMVSMGVVGAMISTSAGSKMAAMWMPIMLFFYMAFEHSIVNMFLFPFSMIMGGEFTVVDYLVWNEIPTALGNLAGGFLLVGLPLYLTHVKTSKERKASAVAEKPSMAAL
- a CDS encoding RidA family protein; its protein translation is MKKTITALVTAMSMLVAIPSFASQANDIQFLNSKPSNKALPFSEAVKVGNTLYLSGQIGWNAASGKLATGGFEGEAHQVMKNIQTTLTKHGYQMSDVVKCLVMLTDIKQFKSFNQVYTQYFSAPYPARSAFAVSELALGSLVEVECIAAVSGN